GTCGATTGTCCCGGTATGAGTGCTTGTCCGGGTGGCACCTGCAAAGCCTTGGACGACGTTTCGGTTTGCATCCGCGGGCCGAATTCAGGTCAACCCTGCACCAGGCCGGATGCAGTTGCCGACTGTGGCGTGGGCTACGAATGCGGCAGTGTGGGCTCATGCGTGGTTGAAAACCGCGGCATCGTAAATTTCCAGAACCAGTTCCGGTCAACCAGCAACGGAGTCTGCGTTGATTCGGCAGATCCGCGAGATGCGGACAACGAACCGAAGCCCTTGGCGAATCCATTGACGGGCGATGCTGTAACCTCCTGTTTGCTCAACTTGAGTTGTGCGCTGGCGGGAGTCTCCGGCGGTGCGGGGCCGACCGTGTGTCTGGTCAACGGAACCTGCGCTGAAGAATCTGGCGATTCGTCGTCACTGGCCGGCTCTGCTTGCACCAACATCACATACCGCGCCGACTGCGGCTTGACCGCTGGCGGCGACACCATCGCGTGCAATGTCGAGCGCGATCTCGAATTGAACGGTCGACCGTCGGAATCGGTATTCCTCCAGAATCATCCATACAACTTCAATTCGCTGGCACCGCTGGAGCCGCGGGTCTTCATTTACGAGTTCCATGTTCCGGATGAGGTAGTGACTCCAAGCGACGGGACGTTGATCGGGTTTGAATTCGAGGACCTGATCGTCTCAGCTCGCGTCATGAACCGACACTTCCCGATGCGCTTCCTGCGAAACCTGATCGGCACCCAGGTAATCCGACCCCCGTTGATCATTGAGGCCCAGGGCGATGCCGACGATCCCGATCAATGCAACGATCCCCGCACGATCGACATTGATTGCTTTGTCAAACCCGTCGCAATCCTGGGTAACGCAGAACCGGGCGGGTACGTACCGCCTGCACAGGTTGTCCGCACAAACATGATTATGGCTCCATAAGCCATGCGCATCGTCAACGTGTTAGGAGGAGGGGCAATGCAGCGTCTGGGGCGGATGAGACTGGGCTCGAGCGGAGTCCTGCTCATGGTGATGGCCGTCTGGTTCAGCGCCTGTGCGGCGGATCGCGAAACCGCGCTGCTGCCGCCGATTCTGACCCAGAAGGTGCCGGGTGCCGAAGCCGTCGGGAGCCTGGCCTGCGAAGATTGTCACGACGTCGAGCCGGAATTCTACCGGGCGGGTCCGCACAAGCTGGCCTTCTTCCGGGACGGCATCAACGCGGGTTGTGAATCCTGCCACGGCGCCGGCAGTGTTCACGCAGATTACTTCTACGAAAACGACGACTACGAGGACGACCCGCACGATCTGGTGAGCAGCGACGACCTGCGCGCTCTGAATGAATCACAGCGCTCGGCCCTGTGTCAGCAGTGCCACCAGCAGAACTTCCCGCTCTGGCCGACCACCGACCACGCCCGAGCCGATGTCGGCTGCTGGGATTGCCATCCGGCGGATCTCCATACCCCGCAGCCAGGGTCCGTTGACGTGGCGCCGATCGTCGGCGGCCAGTCGGACAATGACTTCTGTCTGCAGTGCCACGAAGCCGTCGCGCCGGAGTTCGCGCTCCAATTTCATCACCGGGTACCCGAGGGCCAGATGAAGTGCGCCGATTGCCATTCGATCCACGGTGAAGTCAATGTGAACGCGATCATACAGGGT
This genomic interval from Myxococcales bacterium contains the following:
- a CDS encoding cytochrome c3 family protein — translated: MQRLGRMRLGSSGVLLMVMAVWFSACAADRETALLPPILTQKVPGAEAVGSLACEDCHDVEPEFYRAGPHKLAFFRDGINAGCESCHGAGSVHADYFYENDDYEDDPHDLVSSDDLRALNESQRSALCQQCHQQNFPLWPTTDHARADVGCWDCHPADLHTPQPGSVDVAPIVGGQSDNDFCLQCHEAVAPEFALQFHHRVPEGQMKCADCHSIHGEVNVNAIIQGDSAACLSCHTEIQGPFVYEHVGMEEGCSNCHEPHGSVNNKLLTSNDNSLCLQCHYQEPAAIFGKQVHEGFLLGGALCYDCHSQIHGSHTDRNFNPRRF